One genomic window of Pirellulales bacterium includes the following:
- a CDS encoding transglutaminase family protein yields MQKLASGRWVCLSPFVVLSIAMLVATGVASPVAAQFDQTPTASSAQGSNAPKTDQSQTTKIQFGVRVRAVGGACRGMVATIPVPLDWPEQKVSIDSEDISSTVHELNYRTLQGGAKQMIVTIPILNAGEEAHALVTFEITRSSVLPPDDPSIYKECPKDKLPKDVLQFLQPSPFIESTHPKITALAKETTEGKADWEKVEALYDDTREKIKYKNGPLKGALKGLLDGTGDCEELTSLFVALCRASNIPARTVWVPGHCYPEFYLVDEAGKGYWFPCQAAGARAFGGIPEHRAILQKGDNFHDPDRPDKKLRYVSQFLKGSSVTPRASGGAAAPAGQPQVQFVGGEST; encoded by the coding sequence GTGCAAAAGCTTGCTTCTGGGCGATGGGTCTGCCTATCGCCATTTGTGGTCCTCTCGATTGCCATGCTGGTAGCGACCGGTGTCGCCTCGCCGGTCGCTGCGCAATTCGATCAAACGCCTACCGCTAGCTCCGCGCAAGGCAGCAACGCACCGAAGACCGATCAATCCCAAACGACGAAAATTCAATTTGGCGTTCGAGTCAGGGCCGTGGGCGGAGCGTGCCGGGGAATGGTAGCGACCATTCCGGTGCCGCTCGATTGGCCCGAGCAAAAAGTATCGATCGACAGTGAAGATATTTCCAGCACTGTACACGAATTGAACTACCGCACTTTGCAAGGCGGTGCCAAGCAAATGATTGTTACCATTCCCATCTTAAACGCCGGCGAAGAGGCCCACGCGTTGGTGACGTTCGAGATCACGCGCTCCTCGGTTCTGCCGCCGGACGACCCTTCCATTTACAAGGAATGCCCCAAGGACAAGCTACCCAAAGACGTTCTGCAATTCTTGCAACCCAGTCCGTTTATCGAAAGCACGCATCCGAAAATTACCGCCCTAGCGAAAGAAACAACCGAAGGCAAAGCCGATTGGGAAAAAGTGGAAGCTCTATACGATGATACTCGCGAAAAAATCAAATACAAAAATGGCCCGCTTAAAGGGGCCCTCAAGGGCCTGCTCGACGGCACGGGGGATTGCGAAGAATTAACCTCGCTGTTTGTCGCGTTGTGCCGGGCCAGCAACATTCCGGCCCGTACCGTCTGGGTGCCGGGACACTGCTATCCGGAATTTTATTTGGTGGACGAGGCGGGCAAAGGATATTGGTTTCCCTGCCAGGCCGCGGGAGCCCGCGCTTTCGGAGGCATTCCGGAACATCGGGCAATTTTGCAAAAGGGAGATAATTTCCACGACCCCGACCGGCCCGACAAAAAGCTGCGTTACGTGAGCCAATTTCTCAAAGGCTCTTCGGTCACGCCACGCGCATCCGGCGGCGCCGCCGCGCCGGCAGGTCAGCCGCAAGTGCAATTTGTCGGCGGCGAATCAACTTAA
- a CDS encoding L-threonylcarbamoyladenylate synthase: protein MPPLLIDVRSAEDTRDCIHRAVQALAEGKLVAFPTETVYALATSALNASAIANMLKTKRRSPGQPPLTLGIKSADEALDYVPQMTPLGQRLARRCWPGPVTIVCANHHPESLLNRLPEEVRKAVTPTGTVGLRVPGHPILLDALKLIVGPVALTSANRAGQPDPLTAQQVVAGLGDDVALVLDDGRTRFGQSSSVIKIGECGFEVIRGGVVSEQTLSRLACLSIVFVCTGNTCRSPMAEALCRSMLAARLHCTPDELQDRGVTISSAGISASMGGRPSPEAVAVLSEIGVDLSHHESQPLAEQLVRHADIIWTMTRAHRQAILSQWPAAGGRVHLLSMDGQDIPDPIGGPEQQYRRSAELIKAELESRLKDLEL, encoded by the coding sequence ATGCCGCCTCTTCTGATCGATGTTCGCAGCGCTGAGGATACGCGCGATTGCATCCACCGCGCCGTGCAGGCGTTGGCCGAAGGAAAACTCGTGGCCTTTCCCACAGAAACCGTCTATGCTCTGGCCACCAGTGCCTTGAACGCCAGCGCTATCGCCAACATGCTAAAAACCAAGCGCCGCTCCCCCGGACAACCACCGCTAACCTTGGGCATTAAAAGCGCCGACGAGGCGCTCGATTATGTCCCTCAAATGACCCCCTTAGGCCAACGCTTGGCCCGCCGTTGTTGGCCGGGGCCGGTCACCATTGTTTGCGCCAACCATCATCCCGAAAGTTTGCTGAACCGATTGCCGGAGGAGGTTCGCAAAGCCGTCACTCCGACGGGAACCGTGGGATTGCGTGTGCCAGGGCATCCCATTTTGCTGGACGCCTTGAAGTTAATTGTCGGCCCCGTGGCGCTGACAAGCGCCAATCGCGCCGGGCAACCCGATCCACTGACTGCACAACAAGTGGTCGCTGGCCTGGGGGACGATGTGGCCCTTGTGCTCGACGATGGACGCACACGCTTCGGACAGTCGTCGTCCGTCATCAAAATTGGCGAGTGCGGTTTTGAAGTCATCCGCGGCGGAGTGGTTTCGGAACAAACGCTTTCGCGGTTGGCCTGTCTGAGCATTGTGTTTGTGTGCACTGGCAATACCTGTCGCAGCCCAATGGCCGAAGCGCTGTGCCGCAGTATGCTGGCCGCTCGGCTGCATTGTACGCCGGACGAATTGCAAGACCGCGGCGTAACGATTTCGTCGGCTGGCATTTCGGCCAGCATGGGCGGGCGGCCCAGCCCGGAAGCCGTGGCGGTTTTGTCCGAAATTGGCGTCGATTTGTCGCATCACGAAAGCCAGCCCTTGGCCGAGCAATTGGTGCGGCATGCCGATATTATTTGGACCATGACCCGGGCCCATCGGCAGGCCATTTTGTCGCAATGGCCCGCAGCCGGCGGCCGGGTGCATTTGCTCAGTATGGATGGGCAAGATATTCCCGATCCCATCGGCGGCCCCGAACAGCAATACCGGCGTAGTGCGGAACTAATTAAGGCCGAGCTGGAATCGCGGCTAAAAGATTTGGAGTTGTAA
- the rpiB gene encoding ribose 5-phosphate isomerase B: protein MKIAVGCDHRGFEVKTKLIELVSKLGHEVTDVGAFNADSCDYPDLAAAVGRKVSAGEVDRGILLCGSGIGMCIAANKIPGVRAAPCYDDLTAEMSRRHNDLNVLCLSADMLGERLIDRLVEVWLNTPFEGGRHSRRLEKIAALEHGD, encoded by the coding sequence ATGAAAATTGCCGTTGGCTGCGATCATCGCGGCTTCGAGGTCAAAACAAAACTGATCGAACTGGTGTCCAAACTCGGGCATGAAGTGACCGATGTCGGCGCATTCAACGCCGATAGCTGCGATTACCCTGATTTGGCCGCCGCCGTCGGCCGAAAAGTAAGCGCAGGCGAGGTGGACCGCGGCATTCTGCTGTGTGGCAGCGGCATCGGCATGTGCATTGCCGCCAACAAGATTCCGGGCGTGCGTGCAGCCCCCTGTTATGACGACCTGACGGCCGAAATGAGCCGCCGCCATAACGACCTGAACGTGCTGTGCCTCTCCGCCGACATGCTGGGGGAACGGCTCATCGATCGCTTGGTGGAGGTTTGGCTAAACACGCCGTTTGAGGGGGGGAGGCATAGCCGTCGGCTGGAAAAGATCGCCGCTTTAGAGCATGGCGATTGA
- a CDS encoding ABC transporter ATP-binding protein translates to MGPVPRAHFAHEARSSNQLPPIYPATDGFGMNNFYRTLRLVFRYKWTLAASTFTAIMVALLWGLNISGVFPVLAVISSHESLQDWLRDDIAQTQTKIDGLTAKTEQLQTEVKEKQAELKEKKDAQASAAPADQQPSADQNHLLVELHRLQSELTTGRNGLRAEQSHLKHCLLFQPYVEKYLPGDAYQALFVIMMVISAGYILKNIFLVLDSVLVDRLSNLVTLDLRKKFYRRTLRMDLGSFSDARVSELMTRFTNDIAAVNSGIQTVIGKAVREPLKMLACLIFAALICWRLLVISLLIAPLAGYLIRRLSKTLKRANRKALEETSTLYNILSETFGGIKVVKAFTMERHERLRFHQNSKAFYRKSMKIAWLDALIHPVTELAGITMICLTILAGTYLIIKNETYLLGIKICDRPLEFTDLALFYAMLAGSIDPARRLSDVFNSIQRAFAASDRVYQLFDREPSVCNPAKPRTLARHHRHIVFDEVCFSYLADQPVLRNLSLRIPYGETLAIVGANGSGKTTLANLIARFYDPNSGSIHIDDVDLREVRLRDLRSQIGLVTQEPLLFDDTVFNNIRYGSPLATKQQVIDAARKAYAHRFIEELLEKGYDTNVGQLGGRLSGGQRQRISLARAILRDPPILILDEATSQIDLESEQLIHKVLEQFARGRTSIIITHRLQTLDLADRVLVLDNGRVADLGTHDELVSRCDLYRRLYQIHLRESA, encoded by the coding sequence ATGGGCCCTGTTCCGCGCGCGCACTTCGCGCACGAAGCGCGGAGTTCCAACCAACTTCCGCCGATTTACCCTGCCACGGATGGCTTTGGAATGAACAATTTTTACCGCACGCTGCGGTTGGTGTTCCGCTATAAGTGGACGCTGGCGGCCTCCACATTCACCGCCATTATGGTGGCGCTGTTGTGGGGCCTAAACATTTCCGGCGTTTTTCCGGTGTTGGCGGTCATCAGCAGCCACGAATCGCTGCAAGATTGGCTGCGCGACGACATCGCGCAAACACAGACCAAAATCGACGGTTTGACTGCAAAAACCGAGCAGCTCCAGACCGAGGTGAAAGAGAAACAAGCGGAACTCAAAGAAAAAAAAGACGCCCAGGCCTCGGCCGCCCCCGCCGATCAGCAGCCTTCCGCCGATCAAAACCATTTGCTTGTCGAGCTGCATCGCCTGCAATCGGAACTGACAACCGGCCGAAACGGCCTCAGGGCCGAGCAATCGCACCTGAAACACTGCCTGCTTTTCCAGCCCTACGTGGAGAAGTATTTGCCCGGCGATGCCTATCAAGCTTTGTTCGTCATCATGATGGTCATTTCGGCCGGCTACATTCTTAAAAACATTTTTCTCGTACTCGATTCGGTTCTGGTCGATCGGCTCTCGAACTTAGTTACGCTCGATTTGCGTAAAAAATTCTACCGCCGCACGTTGCGGATGGATTTAGGCAGCTTCAGCGATGCCCGGGTCAGCGAATTAATGACGCGCTTCACCAACGACATCGCCGCTGTCAATAGCGGTATTCAAACCGTCATCGGCAAGGCGGTGCGCGAGCCGTTAAAAATGCTGGCTTGCTTGATTTTCGCCGCCCTCATCTGCTGGCGGCTGCTGGTCATTTCGCTATTAATCGCTCCGCTGGCGGGCTACCTAATCCGCCGCCTGTCCAAAACTCTGAAGCGCGCCAACCGCAAAGCCTTGGAAGAAACTTCCACGCTGTACAACATTCTCAGCGAAACGTTTGGCGGCATTAAGGTGGTGAAAGCCTTCACCATGGAACGCCACGAACGTCTGCGGTTTCATCAAAACAGCAAAGCGTTTTACCGCAAGTCAATGAAAATTGCGTGGCTCGATGCGCTGATTCATCCCGTGACCGAACTGGCCGGCATCACGATGATTTGCCTTACCATTTTGGCGGGCACGTATCTTATCATTAAGAACGAAACTTACCTGTTGGGCATTAAAATTTGCGATCGGCCGCTGGAATTCACCGATTTAGCATTGTTTTACGCCATGTTGGCCGGTTCGATCGACCCAGCCCGACGGCTCTCCGACGTGTTCAACAGCATCCAACGGGCCTTTGCCGCCTCCGATCGCGTATATCAGCTGTTCGATCGTGAACCCAGCGTGTGCAATCCTGCCAAGCCGCGCACGCTGGCGCGCCATCATCGGCATATTGTTTTCGACGAGGTCTGCTTCAGTTACCTGGCCGATCAGCCGGTGCTCCGCAATCTTAGCCTGCGCATTCCTTACGGCGAAACGCTGGCGATTGTCGGCGCCAACGGTTCTGGAAAAACCACGTTGGCCAATTTAATTGCGCGATTTTATGACCCTAACAGCGGTTCGATCCACATTGACGATGTCGATTTGCGGGAAGTCCGCCTGCGCGATTTGCGCAGTCAAATTGGTTTGGTTACGCAAGAGCCGCTGCTATTTGACGATACGGTGTTCAATAACATTCGCTATGGCTCGCCGCTGGCGACCAAGCAACAGGTGATCGATGCGGCCCGTAAAGCTTATGCGCATCGGTTTATCGAAGAACTGCTGGAAAAGGGCTATGACACCAACGTAGGGCAATTGGGCGGCCGGCTATCCGGAGGGCAGCGGCAGCGCATTTCATTGGCGCGGGCCATCTTGCGCGATCCGCCAATCCTCATTCTCGACGAGGCGACTAGTCAAATCGATTTGGAAAGCGAGCAGTTAATTCACAAGGTGCTGGAGCAATTTGCGCGTGGCAGAACCTCCATCATCATTACGCACCGCTTGCAAACGCTCGACTTGGCCGACCGTGTGCTCGTGCTGGACAACGGTCGCGTGGCCGATTTAGGGACGCACGACGAGCTTGTCAGCCGCTGCGATCTTTACCGCCGGCTATATCAAATTCATCTTCGCGAATCGGCTTGA